In Arthrobacter sp. B3I4, the following proteins share a genomic window:
- a CDS encoding HAD-IIA family hydrolase, giving the protein MADQQDHGTEQRTDADDVRSSSSVYRSGQEIECWLTDMDGVLVHENQPIPGASELIQRWVDTSRRFLVLTNNSIFTPRDLAARLKSSGLEIPEENIWTSALATAQFLKDQVRGSESGNRAYTIGEAGLTTALHEAGFILTDQDPDFVVLGETRTYSFEAITMAIRLILGGARFIATNPDATGPSKDGPMPATGAIAALITKATGREPYIVGKPNPMMFRSAMNQIDAHSETTAMIGDRMDTDIIAGMEAGLHTVLVLSGITHKDDIAAYPFRPNQILNSVADLKNQI; this is encoded by the coding sequence ATGGCGGACCAGCAAGACCACGGGACAGAGCAACGGACAGACGCCGACGACGTGCGCTCCTCATCCTCGGTGTACCGCAGCGGCCAGGAGATCGAGTGCTGGCTGACGGACATGGACGGCGTACTGGTGCACGAGAACCAGCCGATCCCGGGCGCCTCCGAGCTCATCCAGCGCTGGGTGGACACGTCCAGGCGCTTCCTGGTCCTGACGAACAACTCCATCTTCACGCCGCGGGACCTCGCCGCCCGGCTCAAGAGCTCGGGACTGGAAATCCCGGAAGAGAATATCTGGACGTCCGCGCTGGCGACGGCCCAGTTCCTCAAGGACCAGGTGCGCGGCTCCGAGTCCGGCAACCGCGCCTACACCATCGGCGAGGCGGGACTGACGACGGCGTTGCATGAGGCAGGCTTCATCCTCACCGACCAGGACCCCGACTTTGTGGTGCTCGGCGAAACCCGCACCTATTCCTTCGAGGCCATAACCATGGCCATCCGGCTGATCCTGGGCGGTGCCCGCTTCATCGCCACCAACCCGGACGCCACGGGCCCCTCCAAGGACGGCCCGATGCCGGCCACCGGTGCAATCGCCGCGCTGATCACCAAGGCAACCGGCCGGGAGCCCTACATTGTGGGCAAGCCCAACCCGATGATGTTCCGCTCAGCAATGAACCAAATCGATGCGCATTCGGAGACCACGGCCATGATCGGGGACCGGATGGACACCGACATCATCGCCGGGATGGAGGCAGGGCTGCACACGGTGCTGGTGCTTAGCGGCATCACGCACAAGGACGATATCGCCGCTTATCCGTTCCGGCCCAACCAGATCCTGAACTCCGTGGCGGACCTGAAAAACCAGATCTAA
- a CDS encoding thioesterase domain-containing protein produces the protein MPRKTESNGDPPADAAARVLRHAAELERFSRRNFLAGAGAASVLAADMLFTRRVQAERRVNKILVVPDEDAELYFPRASWFLFPGYKTSWEEAQWILNSLRGGLTKRGQLAAVGYSNQGLEIDKIVIAVIEHVRAHQLDTLYFYGHSFGGMVAVQVAARLLELHGVKVAFILLDSSPSSRSDVLDQSWFEGVVFLYESGVRFPTVLRGGYELGERVLNKHERSWGQILDQTLEQLSPIAPSNVLIQTESAYIYHFDLNRFVGKLGDAKMAFIGNPKDQTVSYETARDTWMLRFKANMVSDSLQTDGARPAHASPQWNPGIYRVLVEDLQDEFLPLPSGGGRKTAF, from the coding sequence GTGCCGCGGAAGACGGAATCAAACGGGGACCCACCCGCAGACGCGGCTGCCCGCGTACTCCGGCACGCCGCGGAGCTGGAACGGTTCTCCCGCCGGAACTTCCTCGCCGGAGCCGGCGCCGCCTCCGTACTCGCCGCGGACATGCTCTTCACCCGGCGTGTGCAGGCCGAACGCCGGGTCAACAAGATCCTCGTCGTCCCCGACGAAGACGCCGAGCTCTACTTTCCCCGTGCCAGCTGGTTCCTTTTCCCCGGGTACAAGACGAGCTGGGAGGAGGCGCAGTGGATCCTGAACTCACTGCGCGGCGGACTGACAAAGCGGGGCCAGCTGGCCGCCGTCGGCTACTCCAACCAGGGCCTCGAAATCGACAAGATCGTGATCGCCGTGATCGAACACGTCCGCGCGCACCAGCTCGACACCCTCTACTTCTACGGCCACAGCTTCGGCGGCATGGTGGCCGTGCAGGTTGCGGCCAGGCTGCTGGAACTGCACGGGGTTAAAGTGGCGTTCATTCTGCTCGACTCAAGTCCATCCAGCAGGAGCGACGTCCTGGATCAGAGCTGGTTCGAGGGAGTGGTGTTCCTGTACGAGAGCGGCGTCCGTTTCCCGACAGTGCTGCGCGGGGGCTACGAACTCGGCGAACGGGTGCTCAACAAGCACGAACGCAGCTGGGGCCAGATCCTGGACCAGACCCTGGAGCAGCTCTCGCCGATCGCCCCGTCGAATGTGCTGATCCAGACCGAGTCGGCCTACATCTACCATTTCGACTTGAACCGGTTCGTCGGCAAGCTCGGGGACGCCAAGATGGCCTTCATCGGCAATCCAAAGGACCAGACCGTGAGCTACGAAACGGCCCGGGACACCTGGATGCTGCGGTTCAAGGCGAACATGGTCTCCGACTCGCTGCAGACCGACGGCGCGCGGCCGGCGCACGCCAGCCCGCAATGGAACCCGGGCATCTACCGCGTCCTGGTGGAGGACCTCCAGGACGAGTTTCTCCCGCTGCCTTCGGGCGGGGGCAGGAAGACCGCGTTCTAG
- a CDS encoding TrmH family RNA methyltransferase: METAADGGAEPQAEVGVGPWQGPWPEGEHWDPDLLADGDRRNVVDKYRYWKHEAIVAELDSRRHTFHIAIENWQHDMNIGTVVRTANAFLAKEVHIIGRRRWNRRGAMVTDRYQHVRHHPSVAEFVSWAQGEGLAIIGIDIFPDSVPLETYELPRDCVLVFGQEGPGLTPEVHDAAVDTLSIEQFGSTRSINAASAAAIAMHAWIRRHVFNQLPG; encoded by the coding sequence ATGGAAACCGCCGCGGACGGCGGCGCGGAGCCGCAGGCGGAGGTCGGCGTCGGCCCCTGGCAGGGGCCGTGGCCGGAGGGTGAGCACTGGGACCCCGACCTGCTGGCGGACGGTGACCGGCGCAACGTGGTGGACAAGTACCGTTATTGGAAGCACGAGGCGATCGTCGCGGAGCTGGACTCGCGGCGCCACACCTTCCACATCGCGATTGAGAACTGGCAGCACGACATGAACATCGGCACGGTCGTGCGCACCGCCAACGCGTTCCTGGCCAAGGAAGTCCACATCATCGGCCGACGCCGGTGGAACCGCCGCGGCGCCATGGTCACCGACCGTTACCAGCACGTCCGCCACCACCCCAGCGTGGCCGAATTCGTCAGCTGGGCGCAGGGGGAGGGGCTGGCCATCATCGGGATCGACATTTTCCCCGATTCTGTTCCGCTGGAAACCTACGAACTGCCCCGGGACTGCGTGCTGGTGTTCGGCCAGGAGGGCCCCGGCCTGACGCCGGAGGTCCATGACGCCGCCGTGGACACCTTGTCGATCGAGCAGTTCGGTTCCACCCGGTCCATCAACGCCGCTTCCGCTGCCGCGATCGCGATGCACGCCTGGATCCGCCGGCACGTCTTCAACCAGCTCCCCGGGTAG